One genomic window of Salvelinus alpinus chromosome 17, SLU_Salpinus.1, whole genome shotgun sequence includes the following:
- the LOC139543141 gene encoding protein LKAAEAR1-like — protein sequence MSSKSDNKPSTYGNRRRSSATKEEVKRMCPQQRARYLAYEEPPKEAKTWMAMSRQRVSAWQSSGTGGKRHTSVGHHHCDERDEEEKRRQDLIIGQLKAAEARNRVRQMRLQYRSMRTQEINLMISCQSSAQTAVRLELLLPTEESKINTIDCLDKLQRKRVEEILDDDKGLTLTRR from the exons ATGTCGTCAAAAAGTGACAACAAGCCCAGCACCTATGGCAACCGGAGGAGATCAAGCGCGACTAAAGAGGAGGTGAAGCGGATGTGTCCGCAGCAGCGGGCCCGGTACCTGGCCTACGAGGAGCCGCCGAAAGAGGCGAAGACCTGGATGGCGATGTCTCGGCAGCGGGTGTCCGCCTGGCAGTCTTCCGGGACCGGGGGGAAGAGACATACAAGTGTCGGTCATCATCACTGCGACGAGAGAGACGAGGAAGAGAAGAGACGACAAGACCTGATCATAGGACAGCTGAAGGCAGCGGAAGCCCGCAACAGAGTTCGACAGATGAGACTGCAGTATCGGAGTATGAGG ACCCAGGAAATCAATCTAATGATTTCGTGCCAGTCCAGCGCCCAGACCGCCGTCCGTCTTGAGTTGCTGCTGCCAACGGAGGAAAGCAAGATAAATACCATCGATTGTCTGGACAAACTGCAG AGAAAGCGAGTCGAGGAGATCCTGGACGACGATAAAGGATTGACGTTAACCCGCCGCTGA